The window GAGGCGGCCGCGACGGCCGCGGCAAGCGCCGTCACGCTGCGCGCCAGCCCCTCGGAATCTGGCACCTGGGGCGGGAGCGGCGGCAAGGCGGCCGAGAGCTCCTCGGACCTGCCGTTCTGGAGGGCGCGGGTGAAGAGGCCGGAGAACGCGGCCCCCGCTCCGGCGCGCGTCTCCCAGCCCGCTCTCATCCGCTCCCGGTAGTCCGGACTCTCCTCGCCCGACCAGCGCAGGATGCTCTCCATCGGGTGCCGCGTCCCGTAGAGCGGGCGCAGCGTGGGCTGCGCGAAGGTCACGAGGCCCGCGCGCGGCTCGAAGTCGCCCCACCGCTCCAGGGCGTGGTGGGCGGCCGCGACCGCGCCGCAGGCCGCCGCGGTGGCGGTCGGTCGGTCGGTGATCGCCACCGACAGCGGGAGGCCGGCGAGCGCCGTCGCGAGAGCCTCGCCCCCCGGGAGCTCGTCCACCGGGTCGAGGTCGAGGACGAACACGGCGCCGGCGGCCGCCGACTCGACGTCCCCGAGGAACGCCGCGAGGTCCCGGTCGAGCCCCCGCCGGACGAGCGACGGCCGGACGACGTCGAGCGTCTTCCCTTCGTTCCCGAGAAGCCGGTTCGTGATCGCCACGGCGAGCTGCTCGGAGAGATCGTCGGAGGCGCTGACGACGAGGGAGCGCCCGCAGCAGGCCACCAGCTCGGCGACCAGCGCGGCAGCCCGTGCCGGCGTGGGTGGGTCCGGGACGGAGCCCAGTGCGGCCGCGACGTCGCCTGCGCCGGTCTTCCGGGCCACTCCGGCCGCAATGAAGAGGGCGAGAGCGCGCCGCTCGGCCGCCGTGGAGCTCCACCTCTCGTCCGCGGCCGCGCCGGTCAGCGAGAGCGAGCCCTCGATCTGCACGAGGCGGGGGGCTCCTCGGCGTCCGCTCTCCCGCCGCCGGGCCGCCCACGCCTGCGTGTGCGCGACGGGCTCCGGGCCGGTGGCCAGCGGATCTCCTCCCAGGGAGACGACGAGGTCGGCCTGAGCGAGGTCCAGCGCCGGAGCGAGCGGGCGGCCGGTCAGGAGCCCGTGGGCCTCGAGCAGCGCCGAGGAGGAGGCCGGGCCCGGGTCGTGCTCGACGAGGGTCCCGCCATACGGGGCGAGGAACCGCGCGACGGTCTCCCGGGCCGTCGGTCCCGACAGCGTGGGTGCGAGGACGAAGACCTTCTTCCCCGCCTCGCGCACCTCCCCGAGCCTCGCGAGAACGTGGGCGTCCAGCTCGGCGAAGGTGACCGGCCTGCCCCCGAGGGTCGGTCCCTGCAGGCGTCCCGCGTCGTACAGGGCGCGCACGTCGGCCTGCCCGATCGCGCAGAGGCCCCCCTTCGAGAGCGGGTGATCGGGGTGCCCCTCGAGCTTCACGGGACGCCCGTCGAGGGCCGACACCATGAGACCGCACGCGGCCGGGCACGCCGTGCAGGTCGAGGCGTAGTGAACCGGGACGCCCGGCGTGATCTCGTCCGGCGGCACGAGGTACGGCAGCGCGTGGCGCACCGGGGAGCGCTGGCAGGCCGTCAGCGTCACCGCCGCGCCGATGCCGAGCCCCCTGAGGAACTCCCGCCGGCTCGCGGGCGGAAGGGGCGGCTCGTCCCGCTCGTCCCTCTCGGGAGACGGGACCTCGGAGAGCGGGCCAAGAGGCTCGATCCACGGGGTCGGGTGCTTCCTTCGTCGGCTCATCGGAACGCCTTCCCCTGATCAGCGCATCCGCCATCTCAGTGATGGCAGACCGCGCAGTCGGTCAACCGGTTGGCCCGGGTCATCGGCGCGGTTCCGGGCGGAAAGGCCTCCTCCCGGGGCACGTTGAGCGCCGCGACCGCCGCCCTCTCGGCGGCTTTCGGCCAGCTGCGACGATGGCAGTCGAGGCACCAGCCCATGGTGAGGGCGCTCTCCTGGGTCACCCGGCCCATCGTCTCCACCGCTCCGTGGCAGGTCTGGCAGGCGACGCCCTTCGTCACGTGGATCGAGTGGTCGAAGAAGACGAAATCCGGAAGGCGGTGGACGCGGACCCACTCGATCGCCCGCCCCTCGGAGAGCGCCTTCTTCACCTTGACCACCTCCGGGTGGTCCTTCTGCACCTGTGCGTGGCAGTTCATGCAGATCGCCGCGGGCGGGATCCCCGCGTTGCGGCCACGCTCGGCCCCGTAGTGGCAGTACTGGCAGGGGATCTTCAGGGCGCCGGCGTGGACCGCGTGGGAGTAGACGACGGGCTGGTTCGGGGAGTAGCCGCGGTTCGTCGGCTCGCACGCGGCGAGGACGAGAACGAGGAGCCCCGCCGCCAGCGCGCGCCGCGCCGCTCGCCCGGGAGCGCTAGGCGGCCGCATGGGCGCTCGTCCTTCCGGAGCGGGAGAGGTGCCTCAGGAGCCCGACGAACGTCGCGCTCCAGGCGACGAGCGCCACGAACAGGAAGACGCGCGGCAGGAAGAGGAGGAAGGGCAGCTCCAGGACCTGAGCCAGCCGGAGCGTGCTCACGCTGTACATGCCGAGCGGGAAGACCGCTCCCCAGTAGAGCGGGTCGTAGGTCATCTCGAACCTCCGGTAGACGTGCCTCCAGACGGCGAGGATCACGAGCATCGGGATCCACCACGTGGCGGTCGCCCAGAACAGCGCGGTGAAGCCGAGTAGGAAGGGCCGCATCTGCCCGAGGAGGGCCGACCGGGGCACGTTGGCGATCAGGGTCGTCCCCGCGAGCGCGGAGATCGCCATCGCTCCCATGTTGACCCAGTAGGGGGGCATCAGGTCGGACGGCGCGAAGCGGAAGAACGTGTACCGGTAGAAGATGAGCGAGATCATCCAGATGTAGAGCATTCCGCCGCAGAGCCAGAAGACGAGGCTGAAGAAGAGGAGGGTGTCGTGCGGCCCGGGGAGGCGGCTCGCCACGAGCCCTCCCAGGTTCGAGATCGACTCCGTGGCCACGACGGCCACGAGCCAGCCGCCGCTGATCCCGTCCGCCAGGGTCGGCTTCACGTCCTTCACGGTGTAGGCGGCGAAGACCCCGTACGTCAGCACGACCCAGAGGACGACCGCCAGGAGGAGCAGCGCGACGGCCCCCGTGAGCTCCTCGCGCACGAGGACGCACTGGACGCCGAGGACGCTCGACCCCGCGACCATCGTGAAGAAGCCCACCCCGCGCTGGTGGTCGACGAGGTCCTCGAGGACGCGTCTCGGATAGCGCGCGACCCGCGCGACCGTGAGTGCCCAGAGGACGACGTAGGTCACGACGTTGACCGCGAGAAGGACGTCCGCCAGGAGGCCGAGGCCCAGCAGCTTGCACGCCACCGACACGATGCCGGTGGCCATCACCATGCCGAAGTAGGCCGGGTGGAGCCGCTCCAGGCTGGTCATGCGTCCCCCGGCTCCCGCCGGCGCAGCCGCTTCGCCAGGCCTTCCATCTCCCGGGCGAGCTGCTCGACCTCTTTCGCGATGGCGGGCTGCTCCATCTCGCGCGAGAACCGCGGGAGGCTGTCGGACATCATCCCCGTCACGACCCGGTGCATCCAAACGAGGCACGTGACCGACAGGCCGAAGAGGAGGATCCAGCAGGTCGTCCAGATGCCCGAGGCCCCCACGAGGGTGCCGAAGACGATCGGGAAGACGAAGCCCCCCAGGCCGCCGATCACCCCCACCAGCCCCCCCACGACGCCGACGTCCGCCGGGAAGTAGGTCGGGATGTACTTGTAGACGGCGGCCATCCCGATCCCCATGAACATCGCGAGCAGGAGAGCCAGCCCGGTGAAGATGTTCCGGTTGGCCTGGAAGTAGACGTGCGTGACGCCGCGGGCCAGGAGCTGCTTCCTGACGACGGCCTCCCCGGGCTTCACCGCCGGCTCGTGCCAGGAGTTCCAGGCCGGCCAGACCATGACGTCGCGGTCGTCGACGGTCCGATCCGGACGCACCGCGAGCGGGTACGTCCTGCCGGCCACGACGATGCCTCGAGGGGTGACCTCGTCCACGCGACCGGCCGACACGGCCATGATCCCCTCGCCGGGCGCGAAGACGTCCATGCGCGGCACGGCGAGCAGGACGCAGCAGGTACAGCAGCCGCCGAGCACCCAGTACATGACCCGCCGGGCCCCGTAGCGGTCCGAGAGCCAGCCGCCGACGGCGCGGAAGAGGCCCGACGGGAGGCTGAAGGCCGCGGCGAGGACGCCGGCCGCCGACACCGAGACCGAATAGGCGTTCACGTAGTAGGGGATCAGCCACTGCGCGAGCGCGACGAACCCGCCGAAGACGAGGAGGTAGTAGAGCCCGAAACGCCACACCCGCATCACCTTCAGCGGCTCGAGCCGCTGGGCGAGGCTCTTCGAGGCCGACGGCAGGCCCTCGCGGGTGTACGTGAAGAGCCAGAAGACGACGGCCGTCACGAGGAGGGCCGCGGCGAAGATCCGGGGGAGCGCCCGCCAGCTCTCCACGTGCGCCCCCTTCCCCGTCAAGGCCTGCAGCACGAACGGAGCCGTCATGCTCGTCAGGGCGGCGCCGACGTTCCCCATCCCGAAGATGCCGAGCGCCGTCCCCTGCTGCTCCTTCGGGAACCACGTGGCCGTGTACGCGACGCCGACCGCGAAGGAGCTCCCCGCGATGCCGAAGCCGAGACCGCCGGCGGCGAAGCTCCAGAAGCCGTTCGCGAAGCTCGTGAGGAACGCGGCCACGGCCGAGACGAGCAGCACGGCCGTGAAGACGACGCGCCCCCCGAAGCGGTCGGTCAGGATTCCGGCGGGGAGCCGCAGGAGGGACCCCGTCAGGACGGGGAGCCCGATCAGCCATCCCATCTCCGCCTTGTCGAAGGCGAAGGCCTTGTTGTCGACGAGGAACGTGACGAGGACGCCGTTCATCATCCAGACGGCGAAGCAGACGGTGAACGCCAGCGTGTTCATCGTCAGAACCGTCCAGGCCTTCGCGCGCCCGCTCATCCGTCTCTCTTCGGCCCCGGCGCTCTCAGCGCTTCGCGGCGCCCCGCGGCCGGTTCCAGACCACGAGCTGGTTCGGGCGCCAGAGGTACGGCACGGGGGCGACCAGGGCGTGGACGAGCCGCGTGAAGCTGAAGACCCCCAGGAGGACCCAGGCGCCCACGACGTGTATCTGCGCCGGGAGCTTCAGGTCGACCATCAGCTGGATCTCGGGCTGGAACCGGACGAGGGACCAGAGGTACGGGACGACGGTCTGCGTGTACCACGCGCTCCCCCACCGCAACGTGATCGCGACCCAGAGACCGGTGCCGATCTCGAACAGGAGGAGGACGTAGACGAGGATGTCGGCCGCCGACGTCACCACCCGCAGGCGGGGCGCCGCCGCGCGCCGCACGATGAGCGCCCCGAGGCCGAAGAGCGTCAGGAGCGCGGCCGCGAGCGCCGTGGACTCGAGGAGGAAGAGCCGGATCGGCACGCCGTTCCAGAGCGTCATCCCTCGAGGGAAGAGGAACCCCACGAGGTGGCCGAAGAAGAGCGTCAGTATCCCGAAATGGAACGGGACCGACCCCCAGAAGAGCTCCTTCGTCTCGAGGAACTGCGACGAGAGGCTGCTGAACGTGAACGGGTCCCGCCGGTACCTCTGGATCGACACCAGCAGGAAGAGGACGACCGAGACGTAAGGGAGCGCGGCGAAGAGCAGGACGTTAAGCAAGGGCGTCAGCCTCCAGGTCGACGTCGTCGACCCTCTCGGGCGGGGGAAGCGGTTCGCCGCCGCCGAGCGGCGCGAGGAAGGAGGGCAGCGCCCGCAGGACGTCGGCCCACGGGCTGTCGGTGTCCTTCAGGGCCTCCGTCATGCGCGTGAGCCCCGGGAGGAGGAGCGCGTCGACGAGCGTCTCCCGGTCCTCATCTGGCGGCAGCGCGGCCAGGAGCCTGAGGACGGCCGGCAGGTAGTCGGACAGCTCGCCGTCGCCGAGCGCCACGCCCGCCTTCCGCATCTCGGCCACGAGCCCCGAGAGGAGGGCGCCCCGCTGGTACGACTCGCCGAAGAGGTGATACCCGAGGTGGAGCGTGCAGACCGGCGACAGGTCGAAGAGCCCCGAGTAGCGCTCCTCGGCCCCGCCCGGCGCCGCCGACGACAGCCAGCCCGACAGCCTCGAGGAGCGCCGCGGACATCTCCGGCGCGACGTCCTCCGCCAGCCCGGCCCCCTCGAGGGCGCCGCGCGCGGACGAGCCGTTCGGGTAGTCGAGCGCGGCCGCGACCTGCCCGAGCGCGCAGGAGACGAGGGCCGGGTCGACCTCGGCGAGCCTCACGAGCCTCTCTCCGGCTTCTTGCGGAAGCCCATCCCCGCGAAGCCTTTCACCGCGAGCGGCTCGTCGAGCATCTCGATCGCCTGCTCGCGGTGCATCGGCGGGATCACGAACCGGTCGTCCGCCGGGGCGATCGACGTCAGGTAGTAGATCGCCTCGGCCTCTTCCACCGTGGTGTCCGCCTCGGCGAGGAGCCTCGTGGCGTCCTCGAGCGTCGACGTCGCCCACGGTCACCGCGCGGCGGTAGGTCCTCACCGCGAGCTGTTTGCGGAGCGCGTACCGCACGACGCCCTCGTTCCCGGCGCCGAAGAGGCTCGCCATGTACTGGAGCGGCAGGCGGTACTTGTCGATCGCGCCGAGGAACCCGACCGTCGTGTCCCGGGGACCCTTCTCGTCCCCCGAGCCGCCGGCGATCGTCGTGTCGTAGCCCTGCTCGCCGTTCGCGGCCATCACGGGGAGGAGCGGCGGGACGTAGAACAGCATGGGGAGCGTCCGGTGCTCGGCGTGAAGCGGCAGCGCCAGTCCCCACTCGACGACCCACTTGTAGACGGGCGACTTCTGAGCCGAGGCGATCACGTCGTCGGTGATGCCGGCCCGCTTCGCGGCCGCGATCACCTCCGGGTCCTTCGGGTCGAGGATCATCTTGCGCTGCGCCGTGACGAGGTCCTTCTCGTCGGCCGCCAGCGTCTCCTCGATCTTCTCGGCGTCGTAGAGGACGATCCCGAAGTAGCGGATCCGCCCGACGCACGAGTGGAAGCACGCGGGCGCCTGCCCGGTCTCGAGGCGCGGGTAGCAGAGGATGCACTTCTCGCTCTTGCCCGTGCCCCAGTTGAAGTAGACCTTCTTGTACGGGCACGCGGTGACGCAGAACCGCCAGGCGCGGCAGCGCTCCTGGCTGAGGAGGACGATCCCGTCCTCGCCCCGCTTGTAGAGCGCGCCCGACGGGCAGGCCGCCACACAGGTCGGGTTGACGCAGTGGTTGCAGATCCTCGGGAGATAGAAGAAGACGAGCTTCTGCAGCTCGAAGAGCACGCTGCGCTCCTCGGCCGAGACGTGGGCCAGGTTCGGGTCGTTCACCGCGTAGACCGGCGAGCCCCCGAGGTCGTCGTCCCAGTTCGGCCCGGCCTCGATCTCCATCTCCTTGCCCGTAATCATCGAGATCGGCCTGGCGATCGGCTGGTCCGCACCCTCCTTCGCGTCGAAGAGGTCCTTGTAGGTGTAGGTGAAGGGCTCGTAATAGTCGTCGATCGTGGGGAGATTCGGGTTGTGGAACACCGTCATGGCGCCCCGCACCTTCCCGACGGCGCGCACCTTCAGCTCGTCCCCGTCCTTCTCCCAGCCCCCCTTGTACTTCTCCTGGTCCTCCCAGGCCGTCGGGTAGCCCGTCCCCGGCTTCGTCTCGACGTTGTTCCACCACATGTACTCGGCGCCCTTGCGGTCCGTCCAGATGTTCTTGCAGGCGATCGAGCAGGTGTGGCAGCCGATGCACTTGTCGAGGTGGAAGACCATCGAGACCTGTGCGCGTACATCCATCGTCCTGCTCCTACAGCTCGACCTTGGACAGCTTCCGGACTCGGACCGAGGTGTCGCGGTTCACACCCGTGGGGCCCCAGTAGTTGAAGTGGTAGGTGAACTGCCCGTAGCCGCCCACCATGAGGACGGGCTTCAGCCGGATGCGCGTCAGGCTGTTGTGCCCCCCCGCCCGGCGTCCGCCGCGCAGCGGCGACTTCGGCACCCCGATCGTCCGCTCGGGCGCGTGGTACTGGATGCAGATGCCGGCCGGAATGCGGGCGGAGACCACCGCCCGCGTGCAGACCACGCCGTGGTCGTTGTGGATCTCGACCCAGTCGTTGTCGACGATCCCGATCTTCTCGGCGTCCCGGTCGCTCACCCAGAGCGGCTCGATGCCGCGCGACAGCGTCAGCATCCGGTGGTTCTCGGAGTAGGTCGAGTGGATGTGCCACTTGCCGTGCGGCGTCAGGTAGTTCAGGAGGAGCCCGTCGTCGATGCTCTCCCTCAGGTCGCCGTACTCGGCCGGGCGCGGCACCGGCTTGTAGACGGGCAGGTTCTCGCCGAAGTCCAGGTACCCCTGGTGGTCGAGGTAGAGGTGCTGCCGTCCGGTGAGCGTCCGCCACGGCAGGAGCTTCTCGACCTGCGTCGTGAAGGCCGAGTAGGCGCGCCCGTTCTCGACGAGCCCGGACCAGCACGGGCTGTTCAGGATGCGGCGCGGCTGCGCCTGCAGCTCCTTGTACGTCGTCCGCGCCGCCCGCGCCCCTTCGGCGAGGTCGACCAGCTTCAGGCCCGTCCTCTTCTCGAGGTACCTGTAGCCGTCCCAGGCGATCTCGCCGTTCGTCTCGGGGGCCAGGTGGAGGATCGCGTCCGCCGCCTGCTCCGCTTCCCGGATCGACGGCAGGACCCGGCCGTCCACCGTCTCGGTGACCCGCGTTTTCACCAGCTCGTCGAACTGGTCGGCCACGTTCAGCTTCACGCCGTGGGCGCCGATGCCGTCCCTCATGGCCGGGCCGAGCGCGACGAAGCGCTGGTGGAGCCTCCGGTAGTCCCGGGTGACGATCTTCATCGGCGACATCGTCCTGCCGGGGACCGGCTCGCACTCCCCCTTCGCCCAGTCCTTCACGTCGAGCTGCGAGATCTCGGCGTTCGTGTCGTGCTGGAGCGAGGTCATCACGAGGTCCTCGACCGGCTCCGGGAAATGCCGGATCGAGAGCTCGGACGTCCGGCCCGCGATGGCGCGGAACATGTCCCAGTCCGAGCGCGACTCCCACGCCGGCGGCACCGCCGCCGAGAGCGGGTGGATGAACGAGTGCATGTCGGTGGAGTTGAGGTCGGCCTTCTCGTACCAGGTCGCGGCCGGCAGGACGATGTCGGAGTAGAGCGCCGAGGTGTCCATCCGGAAGTTGATGTCGACGACGAGGTCGAGCTTCCCCTCGGGCGCGTCGCGCCACGTCACGTCGTCCACCTTCCCCTCGGCCTTCTCGGTGGCGATGAGGTTCGTGTGCGTGCCGAGGTAGTGCTTGAGGAAGTACTCGTGCCCCTTCGCGCTCGCCATCAGCGCGTTGCCGCGCCAGATGAACCAGACGCGCGGCCAGTTCTCCGGGGCGTCCGGGTCCTCGACGGCGAACTTCAGGTCGCCCTTCTTCAGGCGGTCGACGGTGTGCGCGACGACCTCGGCCTCCGTTTTGGCCCCCTGGGCGCGCGCCTTCTTCACCACCTCGATCGAGCTCTCGTTCCACTGCGGAAAGAACGGGAGCCAGCCGTTCTTCACGGCCTTCACCTGGAGGTCGGCGGTGTGGCCCTTGGCGATGGTGGTCGGGGACGGCTCGTCGGGGACCGGCTGGTACTCGGTGAACTCCGCCTCGTAGCGCCACTGGTCGCAGTGCATGTAGTGCCACGAGGGTGCGTTCTGAAGGCGGGGCGGGCTCGCCCAGTCCCGCGCGAAGGCGATGTAGGACCACGGCGCGACCGGCGCCAGCTTCTCCTGCCCCACGTAGTGGTTCAGGCCGCCGCCGTTCTTTCCGACGCAGCCGGTCAGGATCAGCGCCACGATACCCGCCCGGTACATCAGGTTGTTGTGGTACCAGTGGTTGATCCCGGCCCCGATGATGATCGAGCACTTCCCGCCCGTTCGCTCCGCCGTGCTCGCCCACTCGCGCGCGAAGCTGACGACGGTCTTCCGGTCGATCCCGGTCAGCTTCTCCTGCCAGGCGGGCGTGTACGTGAGGTCGGCGTCGTCGTAGTCCCGGGGGTATTCGCCCGCCAGCCCGCGGCTGACCCCGTACCGGGCCATCAGGAGGTCGAAGATCGTCGCGACCCGGACCTTCTTTCCGTCCTTCGTCGCGAGCGTGACGGACGGGACGCCGCGAAGGACGACGTTCTCGGACTCGTACTGCTCGAACTCGACCTGGAGGACCTCGCCTTTCCGGTCGAGGAGCGAGAGCGCCGGGTCGATCGGCTCACCCGTCCTGGCGTCCTCCAGCTTCAGGTTCCACTTCCCGTCGGCCTCGCCCCAGCGGTGCCCGACCGCTCCGCCCGGCATCTTCGGAAGGCCGGTCTTCGTGTCGAGGACGAGGAACTTCCACTCCCCGTTCTCCTCGGCGGAGTACTCCGCGACCTGGCCGGCGTGGACGAGCCGCCCCGCCCGGTAGCCCCGGGCCGTCGGCGTCAGCTCCACGAGGAACGGACAGTCGCTGTACTGCTTCAGGTACGACTGGAACGCCGGGGTCGGGCGGTCGGCGTGGAACTCCTTCAGGATGACGTGGCTCACGGCCATCCAGAACGCGCCGTCCTGCCCCGCGTGGAGCGGGATCCACTGGTCGGCGTACTTGGAGACCTGCGAGAAGTCGGGCGACAGGACCACGAGCTTCGTCCCGTTGTGGCGCGCCTCGGGGAGGAAATGGCAGTCCGGGGTCCGCGTCATGTTCGGGTTGGACCCCATGACGGCGATCATCTTGGAGTTGAACCAGTCCGCGCTCTCGGCCACGTCGGTCTGCTCGCCCCAGATCTCGGGCGAGGCCGGGGGCAGGTCGCAGTACCAGTCGTAGAAGGAGAGGTTCACGCCGCCGAAGAGCTGGAGGAAGCGGGACCCCGCCGCGTAGGAGAGCTGGGACATCGCGGGGATCGGGGAGAAGCCGACGACGCGGTCGGGACCGTACTTCTTCGCGGTGTAGACGTTCGCCGCCGCGATGATCTCCATGCACTCGTCGAGCCCGGCGCGCCGGAAGCCCCCCTTGCCGCGCGCCCGCTGGTAGCGGCTCCGCTTTTCCGGGTCGGACTGGAGGGATGCCCACGCGTCGACCGGATCCTGGTGCTTCTTCTTCGCCTCGGCCCAGAGGTCGAGGAGCGCGCCGCGGACGTAGGGGTACTTCACCCGGATGGGCGAGTAGAGGTACCAGGAGTAGGAGATCCCGCGCTGGCAGCCCCGCGGCTCGTACGGAGGGAGCGAGCGGTCGAGGAGGGGATAGTCGAGGGCCTGCATCTCCCAGGTGACGATCCCTTCCTTGACGTAGATGTTCCACGAGCAGCCGCCCGTGCAGTTCACCCCGTGCGTGGAGCGCACGACCTTGTCGTGCTGCCAGCGGTTCCGGTAGAACTCCTCCCAGGAACGGGTCTTCGGGCTGACGAGGTCCTTGATCCACTTCACGAGAGATGCTCCTTCCCGTTCTCGCGACGCCGCGTGAGGGGCTGCCGCACGCCGCGGAGCCGGCGTCCCCAGGCGACGTTCAGGGCGACGAGGACGGCGAGCGACCCGATACCGCCCGCCAGGGACACGCTCCACGAGTCGTCCCGGGCCGGCTCCCCGCCCAGGTTCGCCTCGTAGAGGAACGCCCGGAGCGCGAAGGCCTCGCTCGCCTCGAGCGGATGGACCGCGTAGACCTTGTTCATGAGCGGGAACGCGGGGCTCTTGAGGGCGGTGTCGAGACCCTCGTCTCCCAGGCGCGCGAAGACGTTCGTGAGGTCCTTCGCGAGGCGTCCCCCGCCGAGAAGGCCCTTCGACCCCCTCACCGTGTGACACGAGACGCACGGAGCGCCCCCGGCCTTCATCGGGGCGAGCCCCAGGAAGAGCTCGCGGCCGACCGCCCTGTCGCGCGGCGTGGCGGTCGTCGCGGCGACGAACCGGCCCGCGAGGTTGCACGGCTCCGTCGAGCAGCGGATCACGAGGTCCACGAGCATCCGGGACTCCGCGTCGGAGAGGCCGAGGTCGGGCATCCTGACGCCCTTGAACTCGGCGAGCAGGTTCCGCGCGTCGGGGTCGCTGTCGAGGAGGGCGCTCGGCGTCTTCACGAAGAGCTCGAGCCAGGCCCGGCTCCGCCGCTTGGCGACGTCCTTCAGGTCGGGCCCGACGCGGACCCCCTTGCCCACGGTGTGGCACGAGCCGCACTTCCTGGCGAAGAGGTCCTCGGCCGGAGACTGCTCCTGCGCCTGAGGTGGTGCCGCGGGCGCCGCAGCCGTCGCGGTGGTCGCGGCGGGGACGGTCGACGGCGCGGCGGGCGCCGCAGCCGAGGTCGGGGCCTGGGCCGACAGGGGGGCGGAGAGGAGAAGAGGGGGCAGGATCCAGAGGAGAGCTGGTCGCACTCGTTTCCCTTCCTCGTGAGCCGGCTTGAGCGCCGCGTCGACGTCGAAGGAAGGGCAAGGGGCGTACCACCGCGGAAACCAGCTCGGAACGGCACCGGCCGTCTCCGGGCCTCTCACTTCTGAGAGAAAGCCGGTTCCCGGCTCGTCAGGATTGAGAGCCGCGCCTCCGGCTCAGGAGCGGTTCCGGCCCGTCTCGCCCCCCTTGAGCCCGAACCGCTCGAGCCGGCGGTAGAGCGTCGCCGGCGAGATGCCGAGGTCCTCGGCGGCCTTCTCGCGGTTCCCTCCCGACAGGCGCAGCGCCATCGCGATGTAGCCCCGCTCGAACCGATCGATCGCCTGCGTCAGGTCGAGGTCCGGCCCCCCGGCGCTCCGGACGTCGGACGGAATCTGCTCGACGTCGATTCGGCCGTCGTCGGCGAGGATCAGGGCGCGGTCGAGCACGTTCGCGAGCTCGCGCACGTTCCCCCGCCAGAGGTACTGGCAAAGCGCCCGCATCGCGCCGGCCGTCACGATCGGGACGGGGATGCCGCTCCGTTGCGCGTTGCGCTGGAGCAGCCGCTGAACGAGTCCCGGCACGTCCTCGCGCCTTTCCCGGAGCGGCGGGACGTGAATCTCGAGCACGGCGAGGCGGTAGTAGAGGTCTTCCCGGAACTCGTGCGTCTCGACGAGGTCCGCGAGGCGGCGATGGGTCGCGACGATGAGGCGGGCTTCGAACGGCGCGGTGCGGTCGCTCCCGAGCGGCTGCACTTCCCGCGCCTCGAGCGCGCGCAGGAGCTTGGCCTGCGCCGCCAGGGACAGCTCGCCGATCTCGTCGAGGAAGACCGTTCCGCGTCCCGCGGCCCGCAGGAGCCCCTCCCGCCGGCGTTCGGCCCCGGTGAAAGCTCCGCGCTCGTGCCCGAAGAGCTCGCTCTCGACCAGCGTGTCCGGCAGAGCCGCGAGATTGACGGCGAGGAACGGCTCGTCGCGCCCGGCGCCGAGCTGGTGGATCGACCGCGAGACGACCTCCTTGCCGGTACCGGTCTCCCCGCTCACGAGGACCGTCGCCCGCGAGCCGGCGGCGCGGCGGACCCAGCCCAGGACCTCCTGCATCGCGGCCGACACGGCGACGATCTCGGTCTCCGAGTCCCGCTCGTTCAGCATCCGGCGCAGGCGCCCGTTCTCCCGCACGAGCTCTCCGTGGGCCAGGAGGTTCGCCACCTTGCGCGCCACCTCCTCGAGGATGAGCGGCTTCAGGAGGTAGTCGTGCGCGCCGAGCCGGAGCGCCTCGACGGCCGACTCGACGGACGCGAAGGCCGTCGTCAGCAGGACGCCCATCTCCTCGTCCAGCTCCCGGGCCCGCCGGACCACGGTGAGCCCGTCCACGCCGGGAAGACGAAGGTCGGTGACGAGGAGGCCGAAGCTCTCGACCGCCAGGCGCTCGAGGGCCTCCTCCCCCGTCGCGACCCCGACGACGTGATGCCCCCGGCGCGAGAGGTACTGCACGAGGGCGTCGCGCTGGGCCCGCTCGTCCTCCACGATCAGGAGGCGTCCCGTGGGCTCGTTCACGCGGCTCGTCCGGTGTCGGCCGTGGCCCGCTCCACGACTGCCGCGGGCAGCGACACGACGGCCGTGGTGCCGTGCCCCA is drawn from Holophagales bacterium and contains these coding sequences:
- a CDS encoding nitrate reductase subunit alpha — translated: MKWIKDLVSPKTRSWEEFYRNRWQHDKVVRSTHGVNCTGGCSWNIYVKEGIVTWEMQALDYPLLDRSLPPYEPRGCQRGISYSWYLYSPIRVKYPYVRGALLDLWAEAKKKHQDPVDAWASLQSDPEKRSRYQRARGKGGFRRAGLDECMEIIAAANVYTAKKYGPDRVVGFSPIPAMSQLSYAAGSRFLQLFGGVNLSFYDWYCDLPPASPEIWGEQTDVAESADWFNSKMIAVMGSNPNMTRTPDCHFLPEARHNGTKLVVLSPDFSQVSKYADQWIPLHAGQDGAFWMAVSHVILKEFHADRPTPAFQSYLKQYSDCPFLVELTPTARGYRAGRLVHAGQVAEYSAEENGEWKFLVLDTKTGLPKMPGGAVGHRWGEADGKWNLKLEDARTGEPIDPALSLLDRKGEVLQVEFEQYESENVVLRGVPSVTLATKDGKKVRVATIFDLLMARYGVSRGLAGEYPRDYDDADLTYTPAWQEKLTGIDRKTVVSFAREWASTAERTGGKCSIIIGAGINHWYHNNLMYRAGIVALILTGCVGKNGGGLNHYVGQEKLAPVAPWSYIAFARDWASPPRLQNAPSWHYMHCDQWRYEAEFTEYQPVPDEPSPTTIAKGHTADLQVKAVKNGWLPFFPQWNESSIEVVKKARAQGAKTEAEVVAHTVDRLKKGDLKFAVEDPDAPENWPRVWFIWRGNALMASAKGHEYFLKHYLGTHTNLIATEKAEGKVDDVTWRDAPEGKLDLVVDINFRMDTSALYSDIVLPAATWYEKADLNSTDMHSFIHPLSAAVPPAWESRSDWDMFRAIAGRTSELSIRHFPEPVEDLVMTSLQHDTNAEISQLDVKDWAKGECEPVPGRTMSPMKIVTRDYRRLHQRFVALGPAMRDGIGAHGVKLNVADQFDELVKTRVTETVDGRVLPSIREAEQAADAILHLAPETNGEIAWDGYRYLEKRTGLKLVDLAEGARAARTTYKELQAQPRRILNSPCWSGLVENGRAYSAFTTQVEKLLPWRTLTGRQHLYLDHQGYLDFGENLPVYKPVPRPAEYGDLRESIDDGLLLNYLTPHGKWHIHSTYSENHRMLTLSRGIEPLWVSDRDAEKIGIVDNDWVEIHNDHGVVCTRAVVSARIPAGICIQYHAPERTIGVPKSPLRGGRRAGGHNSLTRIRLKPVLMVGGYGQFTYHFNYWGPTGVNRDTSVRVRKLSKVEL
- a CDS encoding cytochrome c, yielding MRPALLWILPPLLLSAPLSAQAPTSAAAPAAPSTVPAATTATAAAPAAPPQAQEQSPAEDLFARKCGSCHTVGKGVRVGPDLKDVAKRRSRAWLELFVKTPSALLDSDPDARNLLAEFKGVRMPDLGLSDAESRMLVDLVIRCSTEPCNLAGRFVAATTATPRDRAVGRELFLGLAPMKAGGAPCVSCHTVRGSKGLLGGGRLAKDLTNVFARLGDEGLDTALKSPAFPLMNKVYAVHPLEASEAFALRAFLYEANLGGEPARDDSWSVSLAGGIGSLAVLVALNVAWGRRLRGVRQPLTRRRENGKEHLS
- a CDS encoding sigma-54-dependent Fis family transcriptional regulator, translated to MNEPTGRLLIVEDERAQRDALVQYLSRRGHHVVGVATGEEALERLAVESFGLLVTDLRLPGVDGLTVVRRARELDEEMGVLLTTAFASVESAVEALRLGAHDYLLKPLILEEVARKVANLLAHGELVRENGRLRRMLNERDSETEIVAVSAAMQEVLGWVRRAAGSRATVLVSGETGTGKEVVSRSIHQLGAGRDEPFLAVNLAALPDTLVESELFGHERGAFTGAERRREGLLRAAGRGTVFLDEIGELSLAAQAKLLRALEAREVQPLGSDRTAPFEARLIVATHRRLADLVETHEFREDLYYRLAVLEIHVPPLRERREDVPGLVQRLLQRNAQRSGIPVPIVTAGAMRALCQYLWRGNVRELANVLDRALILADDGRIDVEQIPSDVRSAGGPDLDLTQAIDRFERGYIAMALRLSGGNREKAAEDLGISPATLYRRLERFGLKGGETGRNRS